The Watersipora subatra chromosome 1, tzWatSuba1.1, whole genome shotgun sequence genome has a window encoding:
- the LOC137398577 gene encoding alpha-L-fucosidase-like: MKNFCTTINLCFLLTVNLFVHTYATYQPTWESLDARPLPAWYDEAKIGIFIHWGVFSVPSFGSEWFWESWQVSEANSSYRQFMKKNYKPGFQYADFASEFTAELYDPDHWADLFNKSGAKYVVLTSKHHEGFCNWATNVSFSWNSVAVGPHRDLVGDLATSIRNRTNITFGLYHSLYEWYNQLYLEDKANKFQTRYFSQGKTIPELYELVNTYKPEVIWSDGEWEASDDYWGSKEFLTWLYNESPVKDTVVVNDRWGMGDSCHHGGYYTCQDRYNPGVLQPHKWENAMTIDKGSWGYRRNVDITSYLTMPELLKTMAQTISCGGNILINVGPTHDGRIIPIFEERLLQLGAWLNVNGEAVYSSKPWIYQNDTITPDIWYTQKKSLSSLSGFSVYAFIFNWPKNNTLMLGAPVATSNTRVSMLGYTEHQLSATPGEQSLEVTLPSFQPNNLPCENAWVLKFDNLNNS, encoded by the exons ATGAAAAACTTTTGCACCACGATTAATTTATGTTTTCTTCTCACGGTAAATTTGTTTGTGCACACATACGCAACTTATCAACCTACATGGGAGTCGTTAGACGCTAGACCATTACCCGCCTGGTATGATGAAGCTAAAATCGGAATTTTTATTCATTGGGGCGTTTTTTCAGTACCAAGCTTTGGTTCTGAATGGTTTTGGGAGTCGTGGCAAGTTTCAGAAGCCAACTCTTCTTACAGACAGTTTATGAAGAAAAACTACAAACCTGGGTTCCAATACGCTGACTTCGCTTCAGAATTCACTGCAGAGCTATATGATCCTGATCATTGGGCCGACCTGTTTAATAAATCGGGAGCTAA ATATGTTGTATTGACAAGCAAGCACCACGAAGGTTTCTGCAATTGGGCGACCAACGTCTCCTTCAGCTGGAATTCTGTCGCAGTTGGTCCTCACAGAGATCTTGTAGGTGATTTGGCAACTTCCATTCGAAACAGAACTAATATTACGTTTGGTCTGTACCACTCGCTATATGAGTGGTATAATCAGCTCTACCTCGAAGATAAAGCCAACAAGTTTCAGACGCGTTACTTCTCTCAG GGTAAGACAATTCCAGAACTGTATGAGCTGGTGAATACTTATAAACCAGAGGTTATATGGTCCGATGGAGAATGGGAGGCTTCTGATGATTACTGGGGTTCTAAAGAATTCCTTACATGGCTTTACAATGAAAG CCCGGTCAAGGACACTGTGGTGGTGAATGATAGGTGGGGTATGGGCGACTCGTGCCATCATGGAGGATACTACACCTGCCAGGACAG gtataacccTGGTGTACTTCAGCCACACAAGTGGGAAAATGCGATGACTATTGACAAAGGATCCTGGGGCTACAGGAGAAATGTTGACATAACAAGTTATCTGACGATGCCAGAACTTCTCAAGACTATGGCACAGACTATCAG TTGTGGAGGAAACATCCTCATCAATGTTGGACCAACACATGATGGCAGGATAATTCCAATATTTGAGGAGAGACTCCTTCAACTCGGCGCCTGGCTAAATGTGAACGGAGAAGCAGTATATTCTAGCAAGCCCTGGATCTATCAGAATGATACAATAACTCCTGACATCTG GTACACTCAGAAGAAATCTCTTTCGTCACTGTCAGGATTCAGCGTTTAtgcttttattttcaactgGCCGAAAAACAACACACTTATGTTAGGAGCTCCCGTTGCTACCAGCAATACCAGAGTGTCCATGCTGGGGTACACCGAACACCAACTGTCGGCTACTCCTGGAGAACAGTCTCTAGAAGTTACCCTCCCTAGTTTCCAACCAAACAACCTTCCATGTGAGAATGCCTGGGTTCTTAAGTTTGACAACTTGAATAATAGCTAG
- the LOC137398585 gene encoding alpha-L-fucosidase-like, with the protein MRLILLTTTLILTFLSASADTPRYLPTWDSLDTRPLPSWYDEAKIGIFIHWGVFSVPSFNTEWFWEAWQNSGPNSSYRQFMANSYRPGFTYADFGPQFTAELFDPDNWADLFAKSGARYVVLTSKHHEGFCNWATNVSFSWNSVAVGPHRDLVGDLAASIRNRTSIRFGLYHSLFEWFNPLFLIDQENNFTTKLFPKGKTIPELHELVNTYKPEVIWSDGDWMAPDVYWTAKEFLAWLYNDSPVKDTVVVNDRWSNDDRCHHGDFFTCDDRYNPGVLQPHKWENAMTIDKGSWGYRRNVDITSYLTMSELLKTMAETISCGGNILINVGPTHDGRIIPIFEERLTQLGAWLDVNGEAIYSSTPWIYQNDTITPDIWYTQKKSTTSLSGFSVYVIVLNWPKNNLLTLGAPSASMITRVSMLGYTGHKLSYIDLGHAIDIILPNLKPNTIPCDNAWVLKLDNLKNA; encoded by the exons ATGAGATTGATTTTGCTAACAACAACTTTAATATTAACTTTTTTATCTGCAAGTGCCGATACACCTCGTTATCTACCGACATGGGATTCGCTAGACACCAGACCTTTACCTTCGTGGTACGATGAAGCTAAAATAGGAATTTTCATTCATTGGGGCGTTTTCTCTGTGCCAAGCTTTAATACAGAGTGGTTTTGGGAAGCATGGCAAAACTCAGGACCCAATTCGTCTTACCGCCAGTTCATGGCCAACAGCTACCGACCAGGATTTACATATGCCGATTTTGGACCGCAATTCACTGCAGAACTTTTCGATCCCGATAACTGGGCAGATCTTTTTGCCAAATCTGGAGCAAG ATATGTAGTATTAACAAGCAAGCACCATGAAGGTTTCTGCAATTGGGCTACTAATGTATCCTTCAGCTGGAATTCTGTGGCTGTCGGTCCTCACAGAGACCTTGTTG GTGACCTAGCAGCCTCCATCCGTAACAGAACAAGCATCAGATTTGGACTCTACCACTCACTCTTTGAATGGTTCAATCCACTCTTTCTAATTGATCAAGAGAATAATTTCACAACAAAGCTTTTTCCTAAA GGCAAAACAATCCCCGAGCTACATGAGTTGGTGAACACCTATAAACCAGAAGTTATTTGGTCTGATGGAGACTGGATGGCCCCAGATGTCTATTGGACTGCCAAGGAGTTCTTGGCGTGGTTGTACAACGACAG CCCTGTTAAAGACACTGTTGTGGTAAATGACAGATGGAGCAATGATGACAGGTGCCATCATGGAGATTTTTTTACATGCGATGACAG GTATAACCCCGGTGTACTTCAGCCACACAAGTGGGAAAATGCAATGACTATTGACAAAGGATCCTGGGGCTACAGGAGAAATGTTGACATAACAAGTTATCTGACAATGTCAGAACTTCTCAAGACTATGGCAGAGACTATCAG TTGTGGAGGAAACATCCTCATCAATGTTGGACCAACCCATGATGGGAGGATAATTCCAATATTTGAGGAGAGACTCACCCAACTCGGTGCCTGGCTAGATGTGAATGGAGAAGCGATTTATTCTAGCACACCCTGGATCTACCAGAATGATACTATAACTCCTGATATCTG GTATACGCAGAAGAAGTCTACAACCTCACTGTCCGGATTCAGCGTCTATGTAATCGTACTCAACTGGCCGAAGAACAATCTATTGACGCTGGGAGCTCCGAGTGCCTCAATGATCACCAGAGTCTCCATGTTGGGCTATACAGGACACAAGCTGTCGTATATTGATTTAGGACATGctattgatattatattacCTAATTTAAAGCCAAACACCATTCCATGCGATAATGCCTGGGTTCTTAAGCTTGACAACTTGAAGAACGCTTAG